The Prochlorococcus sp. MIT 1300 genome has a window encoding:
- a CDS encoding nucleoside triphosphate pyrophosphatase — protein sequence MLILASASNARQRLLNQVQIPHQVVVSGLNEESIGHSNPQILVQLLAEAKAEAVFQKISSDNHFSDLSAEKITAVLGCDSLFEFEGEVFGKPSNEKEAISRWHRMQSNFGILHTGHALAVSSLDSNCLGHNSQKRLIKETISTKVFFAKMTTQEIEYYVSSGEPMNCAGGFAIEGAGGVFIASIEGCFSNVIGLSLPWLRRSLSMIGDLT from the coding sequence TTGCTTATTCTTGCCTCCGCTTCCAATGCCAGACAAAGGCTTTTGAATCAAGTCCAAATCCCTCATCAAGTTGTTGTTAGTGGGTTAAATGAAGAGAGCATTGGCCATTCAAATCCACAAATTTTGGTTCAACTTCTAGCTGAAGCAAAGGCTGAAGCGGTTTTTCAAAAAATCTCCTCAGATAACCATTTTAGCGATTTGAGTGCTGAGAAAATTACGGCTGTTTTGGGCTGTGATTCATTGTTTGAGTTTGAGGGAGAGGTATTTGGTAAGCCTTCTAATGAAAAAGAGGCAATAAGCCGTTGGCATCGAATGCAATCAAATTTTGGGATTTTACATACAGGTCATGCTTTAGCTGTATCTTCGTTAGATAGCAATTGCTTAGGACATAATTCTCAGAAGAGACTTATAAAAGAAACAATAAGTACGAAGGTTTTTTTCGCGAAAATGACTACCCAGGAAATCGAATATTATGTTTCTAGTGGTGAGCCAATGAATTGTGCTGGAGGCTTTGCAATTGAGGGGGCTGGAGGCGTTTTTATTGCATCTATAGAAGGATGTTTTAGTAATGTTATAGGGTTAAGTCTCCCTTGGTTAAGGAGATCTTTGTCAATGATTGGAGACCTGACTTGA
- a CDS encoding Npun_F0494 family protein has protein sequence MRCLKFNKKFYKDIRLLGLNAEGVITQGSKYAKQEAKWYRSTNDVEGAFRWLITLGVLRREVDGQGLTSKVRLTPLARKMLEEKPDLPDEHPGILEKAIHTIYRSWPIR, from the coding sequence TTGAGGTGCCTTAAATTCAACAAAAAATTCTATAAAGACATAAGACTCCTAGGGCTCAATGCAGAGGGGGTAATTACTCAAGGCAGCAAATACGCCAAGCAAGAGGCCAAATGGTACAGAAGCACGAATGACGTTGAAGGTGCATTCCGATGGCTAATTACATTGGGGGTCCTTCGCCGTGAGGTCGATGGACAAGGCCTTACTTCCAAAGTTCGCCTAACTCCATTGGCCAGAAAGATGCTTGAGGAAAAACCAGATCTTCCAGACGAACATCCTGGAATTTTGGAAAAAGCAATCCACACCATTTATCGCAGTTGGCCAATTCGATGA
- a CDS encoding cobyric acid synthase, producing MRSSSVQKPIMVFGTSSGAGKSLTTIAICRMLLNLGDTPLPFKGQNMSNNAWVDEDGGEMAYSQAVQAWAAGQTPICAMNPVLLKPKGNCTSEVIHLGESVGIAKAETYYDEWFRPGWLAIRKGLTKLKSTEQTGRLVIEGAGSPVEINLQYRDLTNLRIAQFLRANCLLVADIERGGVFAQIVGTLSLLRPIEKSLIKGILINRFRGRKELFEEGKKWLENQTGIPVIGVMPWLNDFFPPEDSLDLIEIGRRKSSSEIEIAVIKLPSISNFSDLDPLKNEPSVDLHLIEPGSILGNPDALIIPGSKQTIKDLQVLHESGLANQIKSFANNGGIVLGICGGMQMLGHELHDPLKLENSPKGVESGKHIGLELLPIKTVFEKNKSLQQRHIRASWPACTLVKGFELHHGESRLISEINHGTDTITEDPSLGWVKTSKYYSSIAGTYLHGILDNGTWRRLWLNQIRKQKGIEELPHKTKDHSEQRDGLINKLADIFAEEVNIEPLLEK from the coding sequence ATGAGATCCTCTTCAGTCCAAAAACCAATCATGGTCTTTGGGACCTCAAGCGGTGCAGGTAAATCTCTTACGACCATTGCTATTTGCCGCATGCTTCTCAACCTAGGCGATACCCCTTTGCCCTTTAAAGGCCAAAACATGAGTAACAACGCCTGGGTAGATGAAGATGGCGGAGAAATGGCATATTCACAAGCCGTTCAGGCATGGGCAGCAGGCCAAACTCCAATATGCGCTATGAACCCTGTACTCCTAAAGCCCAAAGGTAATTGCACGAGTGAAGTGATCCACCTTGGCGAAAGCGTGGGGATTGCAAAAGCCGAAACCTACTACGATGAATGGTTCCGTCCTGGGTGGCTCGCAATACGCAAGGGACTAACCAAACTAAAAAGCACTGAACAAACTGGAAGACTTGTAATAGAAGGCGCAGGAAGTCCAGTAGAAATTAATTTGCAATATAGAGACCTAACAAACTTAAGAATCGCCCAATTCCTTAGAGCGAATTGTCTCCTGGTAGCAGATATAGAGAGAGGTGGTGTTTTTGCTCAAATAGTTGGGACTCTTTCTTTATTAAGACCAATTGAGAAATCCCTGATAAAAGGAATATTAATCAATCGTTTTAGAGGCCGCAAAGAACTTTTTGAAGAGGGCAAGAAATGGCTAGAAAATCAAACTGGAATTCCAGTTATAGGTGTAATGCCATGGCTAAATGATTTTTTCCCGCCAGAAGACTCTCTCGATTTAATAGAAATTGGGCGTAGAAAAAGCAGCTCCGAAATAGAAATTGCAGTAATTAAACTACCTTCAATAAGCAACTTTTCAGATTTAGATCCATTAAAGAATGAGCCTAGCGTTGATCTTCACTTGATCGAACCAGGATCAATTTTAGGCAACCCTGATGCGCTGATAATACCTGGAAGCAAACAAACAATAAAAGATCTTCAAGTGCTTCATGAAAGCGGATTAGCAAATCAAATAAAATCTTTCGCCAATAACGGAGGAATTGTTCTAGGGATTTGCGGAGGGATGCAAATGTTAGGCCACGAACTTCATGACCCATTAAAGTTAGAAAATTCACCTAAAGGAGTAGAGTCAGGAAAACATATTGGCCTTGAACTGCTCCCAATCAAAACAGTTTTTGAAAAGAATAAGTCACTCCAACAAAGACATATTAGAGCTTCCTGGCCAGCCTGTACATTAGTCAAAGGCTTTGAACTTCACCATGGGGAAAGTCGTTTAATTAGCGAAATAAATCATGGGACTGATACAATAACAGAAGATCCATCACTAGGATGGGTTAAAACAAGTAAGTACTATTCATCAATAGCAGGAACATATCTCCATGGGATTCTAGATAATGGAACATGGAGAAGGCTCTGGCTTAACCAAATCAGAAAGCAAAAGGGAATAGAAGAGCTCCCACACAAAACCAAGGATCATTCAGAACAAAGAGATGGCTTAATAAATAAGTTGGCTGATATCTTTGCAGAAGAAGTTAATATCGAACCTCTACTAGAAAAATGA
- a CDS encoding 2Fe-2S iron-sulfur cluster-binding protein, which translates to MIETQICIEWPNGEKSYVYPGTSWLAVAKSVGVEIPTGCLSGSCGACEIEVNGKVVRACINNVENTKSGKIKVDFAEDPYW; encoded by the coding sequence ATGATTGAGACTCAAATTTGTATTGAGTGGCCAAATGGAGAGAAGTCCTATGTTTACCCAGGCACAAGTTGGCTTGCAGTCGCAAAGTCCGTTGGCGTTGAAATCCCTACTGGATGCTTGAGTGGTAGTTGTGGTGCATGCGAAATAGAAGTAAATGGAAAAGTTGTTAGGGCATGTATTAATAACGTTGAGAATACGAAGTCAGGCAAAATCAAAGTCGACTTTGCTGAAGATCCATACTGGTAA
- a CDS encoding DUF1816 domain-containing protein encodes MGNVELHYLAAAFGFIDLLLLFSYFAWEALIDLVNSLGLAWWSKVETNTPKVTYMFGPFLTRKGLESSLPTFLNDLSNEFDIPASITHKELRACVIEPLTSEKSLLSYPSLEDEELEESQGPIAESSSGETKAKIFL; translated from the coding sequence ATGGGAAATGTTGAACTGCATTATTTGGCAGCCGCGTTTGGCTTTATAGACTTACTCCTGCTGTTCTCATATTTCGCTTGGGAGGCTTTGATTGACCTGGTGAATAGCTTGGGATTAGCTTGGTGGTCAAAGGTTGAAACTAATACTCCTAAAGTTACTTACATGTTTGGTCCTTTTTTAACTAGAAAAGGTCTTGAGAGTAGTTTGCCGACATTCTTAAATGACCTTTCAAATGAATTTGATATCCCAGCATCTATAACCCATAAAGAACTAAGGGCTTGCGTTATTGAGCCTCTCACTAGTGAAAAATCCCTCTTAAGCTATCCATCTTTAGAAGATGAAGAGTTAGAAGAGAGTCAAGGACCTATTGCTGAAAGCTCTTCTGGGGAAACTAAAGCAAAGATTTTCCTTTAA
- a CDS encoding chlorophyll a/b-binding protein, with translation MNQERELPVSSSNPNENDLKNLESQVNKENISNEQSTPDQHNPKWINNEGLEVEEVFGFNKNAELVNGRVAMVGFLMLVITELYFSGVPVTKSIFGIG, from the coding sequence ATGAATCAAGAACGTGAACTGCCAGTATCCAGCTCAAATCCAAATGAGAATGATCTAAAAAACCTTGAGTCGCAAGTAAACAAAGAAAATATCTCCAATGAACAATCAACTCCAGATCAACACAATCCAAAATGGATTAACAATGAAGGTTTAGAGGTTGAAGAGGTATTTGGGTTTAATAAAAATGCCGAACTAGTCAACGGGAGAGTTGCGATGGTCGGTTTCTTAATGCTAGTTATTACAGAATTATATTTTTCAGGTGTTCCAGTGACAAAAAGTATTTTTGGTATTGGCTAA
- a CDS encoding DoxX family protein, whose product MALVRSRWIEVCSRFLIASVFINALPSKIINFQSTANWIASNGIPASHFLLSCAIILMISGSLFLIIGRPLRLGAILLLIFLVPTTLLFHSDLSTLSERNAFTKNLAIIGGLSLVANRAGKRKTIRKE is encoded by the coding sequence ATGGCCCTAGTACGTTCAAGGTGGATAGAAGTTTGTTCAAGATTTCTTATAGCATCAGTCTTTATAAATGCCTTGCCAAGCAAAATTATAAACTTCCAAAGTACAGCAAATTGGATTGCTAGCAATGGAATACCTGCCTCTCATTTCTTACTCTCTTGTGCGATAATTCTAATGATTTCTGGATCTTTATTTTTAATTATTGGTCGTCCACTTAGACTTGGAGCAATACTGTTGTTGATTTTTCTTGTTCCAACGACACTTTTATTTCATAGTGACCTAAGCACTTTAAGTGAAAGGAATGCATTTACTAAGAATCTTGCAATAATTGGTGGCCTTTCATTGGTCGCTAATAGAGCAGGAAAGCGTAAAACTATTCGAAAAGAATAA
- the lexA gene encoding transcriptional repressor LexA has product MSVLPSSADSLTPAQQELYDWLVDYIGTHHHSPSIRQMMQAMGLRSPAPIQSRLRHLQQKGWITWQEGQARTLQLIGGLVSGIPVLGAVAAGGLVETFDDIQEHLDLSPVLEKRGVFALTVNGDSMVDSHIAHGDVVLMEPVHEPSLIRDGTVVSAMVRGSGTTLKHFHRREGLVILEAANPAYEPIELDAEQVEVQGKLLAVWRQL; this is encoded by the coding sequence TTGTCGGTGCTCCCTTCCTCCGCTGACTCACTAACTCCAGCTCAGCAAGAGCTCTATGACTGGTTGGTTGATTACATTGGCACTCATCATCACAGCCCTTCAATTCGGCAGATGATGCAAGCAATGGGTCTTCGCTCTCCTGCTCCTATTCAAAGTAGATTGAGACACTTACAGCAAAAGGGTTGGATTACCTGGCAGGAGGGTCAAGCAAGAACATTACAATTGATTGGAGGGTTGGTGTCTGGAATTCCAGTACTTGGTGCAGTAGCGGCTGGTGGATTGGTAGAAACTTTTGATGACATTCAAGAGCATCTTGACTTGTCCCCTGTTTTAGAGAAAAGAGGGGTATTTGCTTTAACAGTGAATGGTGACTCCATGGTTGATTCTCATATTGCCCATGGCGATGTTGTTTTAATGGAACCAGTTCATGAGCCTTCTTTGATAAGAGATGGCACAGTTGTAAGTGCAATGGTTCGTGGAAGTGGAACTACTCTTAAGCATTTTCACCGTAGAGAAGGCTTAGTAATACTTGAAGCAGCTAATCCAGCTTATGAACCTATTGAGCTTGACGCGGAGCAAGTAGAGGTACAAGGCAAACTGCTGGCGGTTTGGCGGCAGCTATGA
- the argF gene encoding ornithine carbamoyltransferase yields the protein MVSPSHGVASVLSEVKGQDFLSVSDFTADQIAALLHLATQLKSGDRRIDLGNRVLGLIFTKASTRTRVSFQVAMARLGGQTVDLNPQVTQLGRGEPLEDTARVLSRFCDVLAIRTFAQQELIDYAKWASIPVINALTDLEHPCQALADFLTLKESFGDLNGLTLTYIGDGNNVAHSLMICGALLGVNIRIACPRGFEPIPEVVSHARSIAIKGSSIHLMNDPKEAMKDANAVYTDVWASMGQEKEKTRREKAFQGFCLNPELVAEASSNCIVMHCLPAHRGEEITSEVFEGKASRIFDQAENRLHVQQALLAGVLGGL from the coding sequence ATGGTTTCTCCTTCCCATGGCGTTGCTTCTGTTCTCTCTGAAGTAAAAGGTCAGGACTTTTTGTCTGTATCTGACTTCACAGCAGACCAGATAGCCGCTTTGCTTCACCTAGCCACACAATTGAAAAGCGGAGACAGGCGAATAGACTTGGGCAATCGTGTCTTAGGTCTTATTTTCACAAAAGCCTCTACACGTACTCGAGTCAGCTTTCAGGTTGCAATGGCTCGACTTGGCGGCCAAACTGTTGATCTTAATCCTCAAGTTACTCAGCTAGGTCGAGGAGAGCCATTAGAGGACACAGCCAGAGTATTGAGTAGGTTTTGTGATGTCTTAGCGATCAGAACATTTGCTCAGCAGGAGCTAATAGATTATGCAAAATGGGCTTCGATACCAGTAATAAATGCACTCACAGACCTAGAGCACCCTTGCCAAGCCCTTGCAGATTTTCTTACCCTTAAGGAATCATTTGGCGATCTAAATGGCTTAACTCTCACTTATATAGGTGATGGTAATAATGTTGCCCATTCTTTGATGATTTGTGGGGCCTTGCTAGGTGTAAATATAAGAATTGCTTGTCCAAGAGGGTTTGAGCCTATTCCTGAAGTTGTGAGTCATGCTCGCTCGATTGCAATTAAGGGTTCTTCAATTCATCTAATGAACGATCCAAAAGAGGCTATGAAAGATGCAAATGCGGTTTATACAGATGTTTGGGCTTCTATGGGGCAGGAAAAAGAGAAGACTAGAAGGGAGAAGGCTTTTCAGGGCTTTTGTCTAAATCCCGAGTTGGTTGCAGAGGCTTCATCCAATTGCATAGTTATGCACTGTTTGCCTGCTCACCGAGGAGAAGAAATAACCTCAGAAGTCTTTGAAGGCAAAGCGAGCAGGATTTTTGATCAAGCCGAAAACCGATTGCATGTCCAACAAGCACTTCTTGCGGGGGTTTTGGGAGGTCTATAA